In Solanum pennellii chromosome 3, SPENNV200, a single window of DNA contains:
- the LOC107013203 gene encoding uncharacterized protein LOC107013203, whose translation MEECRPAMLHDNMDISRFMVHAQQVEESRIKIKNRKFKRARPYNGGTSKGSTNCFGCGKSGHMVKDCPMAKTQGRESHQAQASGPNSDAPKNNRFYALKSRVDQEDSPDVVTHMLQFLPWWVTPLLLKESVGVVLSIVQ comes from the exons ATGGAAGAATGTCGGCCTGCAATGCTTCATGACAACATGGACATTTCTCgtttcatggttcatgctcaacaagttgaggagagtAGGATCAAGATCAAGAATAGGAAGTTCAAGAGGGCAAGGCCCTATAATGGAGGTACTTCTAAGG GTTCGActaattgctttggttgtggaaagagtggacACATGGTTAAAGATTGTCCCATGGCCAAGACTCAAGGAAGGGAGAGTcaccaagctcaagcaagtggtccAAATTCCGATGCTCCAAAGAataaccgcttctatgctctcaaaTCTAGGGTTGATCAAGAAGATTCTCCCGATGTTGTTACCCATATGTTGCAA TTTCTACCTTGGTGGGTGACTccgttgttgctaaaagagtctgTAGGAGTTGTCCTATCTATTGTtcaatag